The following coding sequences are from one Humulus lupulus chromosome X, drHumLupu1.1, whole genome shotgun sequence window:
- the LOC133803854 gene encoding homeobox-leucine zipper protein ATHB-16-like — MKRFSSSESLGALVSISQPKETNNNQGYSKEFQAMLDSLDQEDCGEEYTGKKRRLSSDQVKALERYFEMENKLEPERKAKLADELGLQPRQVAIWFQNRRARWKTKQLEKDYNLLKSNYDSLKFSYEALQKQNETLTKKIRQLNTKMSRQSEESSQSVKEDHQSPISGHESNGLDHSKTSCDFQENNNNNNSNNNKGAEQLLLLHHHHHHHHHETFGNYYAKSSKDGYSDSDSINGVTKEDHNKPEYSLGPNGSSSSCSNTIQNWIQISDHNNYARAFPVKICQPQFMRMEDQTLFSSEDSCNFLSVDQAPTLHWYFPDQ, encoded by the exons ATGAAGAGGTTCAGTAGCTCAGAATCTTTGGGTGCTTTAGTCTCCATTTCTCAACCAAAAG AGACTAATAATAATCAAGGTTATAGTAAGGAGTTTCAAGCCATGTTAGACAGTTTAGACCAAGAAGACTGTGGTGAAGAGTACACAGGAAAGAAGAGAAGACTGAGTTCAGATCAAGTTAAGGCATTGGAAAGATACTTTGAAATGGAAAACAAGCTTGAGCCAGAGAGAAAAGCTAAGTTGGCTGATGAGTTAGGCCTGCAACCGAGACAAGTAGCCATCTGGTTCCAAAACCGCCGAGCTCGTTGGAAGACTAAGCAATTGGAGAAAGATTATAATCTTCTCAAGTCTAATTATGACTCTTTGAAGTTTTCATATGAAGCTCTTCAGAAACAAAATGAGACTCTAACAAAAAAg ATTAGACAGTTGAATACAAAAATGTCTAGACAGAGTGAAGAGAGCAGTCAATCTGTTAAAGAAGATCATCAGTCACCAATTTCTGGACATGAAAGCAATGGTTTGGATCATAGTAAAACCAGCTGTGATTTTcaggaaaataataataataataatagtaataataataagggAGCAGaacaactactactacttcatcatcatcatcatcatcatcatcacgaGACTTTTGGAAATTACTATGCCAAGTCCTCCAAAGATGGGTACTCTGACAGTGATTCCATTAATGGGGTTACGAAAGAAGATCACAACAAGCCTGAATATTCACTTGGGCCAAATGGGTCCTCCTCTTCTTGCTCAAATACTATTCAGAATTGGATTCAAATATCTGATCATAATAATTATGCTAGAGCATTCCCAGTCAAAATATGTCAACCTCAGTTCATGAGGATGGAAGATCAGACTTTGTTTAGCTCAGAAGACTCCTGTAATTTCCTTTCTGTCGATCAAGCTCCAACCCTCCACTGGTACTTTCCTGAccagtaa